One window of Hymenobacter sp. BRD128 genomic DNA carries:
- a CDS encoding BON domain-containing protein → MVDAFRFDPRVLSYQPLVAVHNGVVTLSGVVSNLRAKQDAERDARHVVGVWDVHNLLKVRTKRFIPDLHIGQTIREALARDPT, encoded by the coding sequence GTGGTCGATGCCTTTCGCTTCGACCCGCGCGTGCTCTCGTACCAGCCGCTGGTGGCGGTGCACAACGGCGTGGTGACGCTGAGCGGGGTCGTGAGCAACCTGCGCGCCAAGCAGGATGCCGAGCGCGACGCCCGCCACGTAGTGGGCGTCTGGGACGTACATAACCTGCTGAAAGTACGCACCAAGCGCTTCATCCCCGACCTGCACATCGGCCAGACCATCCGCGAGGCGCTGGCCCGCGACCCTACGTGA
- a CDS encoding BON domain-containing protein, translating into MSTPTRPPPGSPLCPPQPDFALAERIRNRYFWSASLNNQEIEVLVEKGHATLTGTVETWLDREQATYAAYDAGASFVDNDLLISPDHGL; encoded by the coding sequence ATTTCAACGCCTACCAGACCGCCGCCTGGAAGCCCACTATGCCCGCCCCAACCCGACTTCGCCCTGGCCGAGCGCATCCGCAACCGGTACTTCTGGTCGGCTAGCCTCAATAATCAGGAGATAGAGGTGCTGGTAGAGAAAGGCCACGCCACGCTCACGGGCACCGTCGAAACCTGGCTCGACCGCGAACAGGCCACCTACGCGGCCTACGACGCCGGCGCCAGCTTCGTGGACAACGACCTGCTCATCTCGCCCGACCACGGACTGTAA
- a CDS encoding BON domain-containing protein — translation MQTLETFEQTIEHVVDADITTAIELFFTTKKGVAAHLIDVATHDGIVLLTGITDNLLSRERAEEIALALRGVRGVVNEILISTPDVADHELQAHVASALAADPATSDYNVQATAADGHLTLAGTLQSWAEKELVLRVVRGVKGVRSLGADDLLIRWGKIENSDEEISTQIRELLAWDIRVNSALVQVRTTDRVVRLSGTVGTAAEKNRVEATAYRAGAARVDARDLAVAYWALGHELRRDKLARAPTRTLPRPWSMPFASTRACSRTSRWWRCTTAW, via the coding sequence ATGCAAACCCTCGAAACCTTCGAACAGACCATTGAGCACGTGGTCGATGCAGACATTACGACCGCCATTGAGCTGTTTTTTACCACCAAGAAAGGCGTAGCTGCGCACCTCATCGACGTAGCCACCCACGATGGCATTGTGCTGCTGACCGGCATTACCGACAACCTGCTCTCGCGCGAGCGGGCCGAAGAAATTGCCCTGGCCCTGCGCGGCGTGCGCGGCGTGGTGAATGAGATTCTTATCAGCACGCCCGACGTGGCCGACCACGAGCTGCAAGCGCACGTAGCCAGCGCCCTGGCCGCCGACCCCGCCACCAGCGACTACAACGTGCAGGCCACCGCCGCCGATGGCCACCTTACCCTAGCGGGCACGCTCCAGAGCTGGGCCGAGAAGGAACTGGTGCTGCGCGTGGTGCGCGGCGTGAAGGGCGTGCGTAGCCTTGGAGCCGACGACCTGCTTATCCGCTGGGGCAAAATCGAGAATTCGGACGAAGAAATCAGCACCCAAATCCGTGAGCTGCTGGCCTGGGACATTCGGGTGAACAGCGCCCTGGTGCAAGTGCGCACCACCGACCGGGTAGTGCGCCTGAGCGGCACGGTGGGCACCGCCGCCGAGAAAAACCGCGTGGAGGCCACCGCTTACCGGGCCGGCGCGGCGCGCGTCGATGCCCGCGACCTGGCGGTGGCCTACTGGGCGCTGGGCCACGAGCTGCGGCGCGACAAGCTAGCCCGCGCTCCGACCAGGACATTGCCCAGGCCGTGGTCGATGCCTTTCGCTTCGACCCGCGCGTGCTCTCGTACCAGCCGCTGGTGGCGGTGCACAACGGCGTGGTGA
- a CDS encoding universal stress protein: MHVLAQPLVALEFGPPLLDTDYVPAVRAGLLEAAARLPVPATVELLEDDNWYSALDQLLAAYQPALLLAGLSATDGPLDEWLSNRALPLAHRTGYPLLLVPEFLAAMYLRPPAAWCWPWRTARLPSRPRGGPGPLLARLSCAVVPVTVLPPTGPQGRRRPAGRAALRASPTLAGSALHRVVDARPAAGIWQATDELEADMLALLDQGHGWIHKLFSGSVIADVLRYSQVPVLLLPSRRSSEWLTCFWRLVDNLSTSRHRAPAFFLYGACIDTARRP, from the coding sequence GTGCACGTGCTGGCGCAGCCGCTGGTTGCCCTAGAATTTGGGCCGCCGCTACTCGATACGGATTACGTGCCGGCCGTGCGCGCCGGGCTGCTAGAGGCGGCGGCCCGCTTGCCGGTGCCGGCCACCGTCGAGCTGCTGGAAGACGACAACTGGTATTCGGCCCTCGACCAGCTGCTGGCCGCTTACCAGCCGGCGCTGCTGCTAGCCGGCCTTTCCGCCACCGATGGGCCGCTGGACGAGTGGCTGAGCAACCGCGCCCTACCGCTGGCCCACCGCACGGGCTACCCGCTGCTGCTAGTGCCCGAGTTTCTGGCGGCTATGTATCTGCGCCCGCCCGCCGCCTGGTGCTGGCCGTGGAGGACCGCCCGTTTACCCTCACGCCCGAGGGGCGGGCCTGGCCCGCTGCTCGCCCGGCTGAGTTGCGCCGTGGTGCCCGTCACGGTCCTCCCCCCCACCGGGCCACAAGGGCGGCGCCGGCCTGCGGGCCGCGCAGCGCTGCGGGCTAGCCCCACCCTGGCCGGCAGCGCGCTGCACCGGGTGGTGGATGCGCGGCCCGCCGCCGGCATCTGGCAGGCCACCGACGAGCTGGAGGCCGACATGCTAGCCTTGCTCGACCAGGGTCACGGCTGGATACATAAGCTCTTTAGCGGCAGCGTGATTGCCGATGTGCTGCGCTACTCGCAGGTGCCGGTGCTACTACTACCCTCGCGGCGGAGTAGCGAATGGCTAACGTGCTTTTGGCGGCTAGTTGATAATCTATCGACTAGCCGCCACCGGGCTCCTGCATTTTTCCTTTATGGCGCATGCATTGACACGGCACGCCGGCCTTAG
- a CDS encoding Crp/Fnr family transcriptional regulator, with translation MALDDAELVYIPQDDFSQLLLRNSAVSQQFIRLLAGRVREREQQLLTMAYSSIRRRVADTLLRLHEPISADPTASIQLSRDDMAAMVGTAPSRSFAPLANSTRTA, from the coding sequence GTGGCCCTCGACGATGCGGAGTTGGTGTACATTCCGCAGGATGACTTTTCGCAGTTGCTGCTGCGCAATTCGGCGGTGAGCCAGCAGTTTATTCGGCTGCTGGCGGGCCGCGTGCGCGAGCGCGAGCAGCAGCTCCTGACCATGGCCTACAGCTCCATCCGGCGCCGCGTGGCCGATACGTTGCTGCGCCTGCACGAGCCCATCAGCGCCGACCCCACCGCCAGCATCCAGCTCTCGCGCGATGACATGGCCGCTATGGTCGGCACGGCCCCGAGTCGCTCATTCGCACCCTTAGCGAATTCAACCAGAACGGCTTAA
- a CDS encoding cyclic nucleotide-binding domain-containing protein yields the protein MGHLAGLSGDRKTHAVRRKQTIYLEGDEVTRGYFVQAGRVKTVKTTEGGKELITGFYGPGEFFGYLPLLEHTLHSDSPWPSTMRSWCTFRRMTFRSCCCAIRR from the coding sequence GTGGGCCACCTGGCTGGCCTGTCGGGCGACCGCAAAACCCACGCGGTGCGCCGCAAGCAGACCATCTACCTGGAAGGCGACGAGGTCACGCGGGGCTACTTCGTGCAGGCCGGCCGGGTAAAAACCGTGAAAACGACCGAAGGCGGCAAAGAATTGATTACGGGCTTTTATGGCCCCGGCGAGTTTTTTGGCTACCTGCCGTTGCTGGAGCACACCCTGCACAGCGACTCGCCGTGGCCCTCGACGATGCGGAGTTGGTGTACATTCCGCAGGATGACTTTTCGCAGTTGCTGCTGCGCAATTCGGCGGTGA
- a CDS encoding universal stress protein, with product MAVTTLEYGFTMPMLDVDYVRALRNSLASAAAGLSVPTTSEVIENEWYTAVEQALDTYRPLLLIAGLTATHGRLEEWLNNRALPLAHRTGYPLLLVPEHLPAAALRPPRRLVLAVEDRPFTLTPEALALAPLLQALGCAFVTTTVFPPQQATSGEAGWLAAQRCGLAPTLAGSALHRVVDARPAAGIWQATDELEADMLALLDQGHGWMHKMFSGSVIAHAVRFSQVPVLLLSARMAA from the coding sequence ATGGCCGTAACCACCCTGGAATATGGCTTTACGATGCCCATGCTGGACGTGGACTATGTGCGCGCACTCCGTAATTCCCTCGCCAGTGCCGCTGCGGGTCTATCCGTGCCCACTACCTCCGAAGTAATTGAAAATGAGTGGTACACGGCCGTGGAGCAGGCCCTGGATACCTATCGGCCGCTGCTGCTAATTGCTGGCCTCACGGCCACCCACGGCCGCCTCGAAGAGTGGCTCAATAACCGCGCCCTTCCGCTGGCCCACCGCACGGGCTATCCGCTGCTATTGGTACCCGAGCACCTGCCCGCCGCCGCCCTGCGCCCGCCCCGCCGCCTGGTGCTGGCCGTGGAGGACCGCCCGTTTACCCTCACGCCCGAGGCGCTGGCCCTGGCGCCGCTGCTGCAGGCGCTGGGCTGCGCGTTCGTCACGACCACCGTATTTCCGCCCCAGCAGGCCACGAGCGGCGAGGCGGGCTGGCTGGCCGCGCAGCGTTGCGGGCTAGCCCCCACCCTGGCCGGCAGTGCGCTGCACCGGGTGGTGGATGCGCGGCCCGCCGCCGGCATCTGGCAGGCCACCGACGAGTTGGAGGCCGACATGCTGGCCTTGCTCGACCAGGGCCACGGCTGGATGCATAAGATGTTCAGCGGCAGCGTTATTGCCCACGCTGTGCGGTTTTCGCAGGTGCCGGTGCTGCTGCTCTCGGCGCGCATGGCGGCCTGA
- a CDS encoding BON domain-containing protein — protein sequence MSGCDFSVYVRNGKAQLYGQVSTHFEQEQAGAVASGVNGVAELDNWVSVPGSPDFNAYQTAAWKPTMPAPTRLRPGRAHPQPVLLVG from the coding sequence GTGAGCGGCTGCGACTTCAGCGTGTACGTGCGCAACGGCAAGGCCCAGCTGTATGGGCAGGTGAGCACGCACTTTGAGCAGGAGCAGGCCGGGGCCGTGGCCTCGGGCGTGAATGGCGTGGCAGAGCTGGACAACTGGGTGAGCGTGCCCGGCAGCCCCGATTTCAACGCCTACCAGACCGCCGCCTGGAAGCCCACTATGCCCGCCCCAACCCGACTTCGCCCTGGCCGAGCGCATCCGCAACCGGTACTTCTGGTCGGCTAG